The following proteins come from a genomic window of Prionailurus viverrinus isolate Anna chromosome D1, UM_Priviv_1.0, whole genome shotgun sequence:
- the LOC125177286 gene encoding olfactory receptor 149-like: MKNLSAVTEFILLGIPHTEDLETMLFVLFLGCYVFTLMGNLLILLAIVSSTRLHTPMYFFLCQLSVCDIFFPSVSSPKMLFYLSGNSRAISYAGCVSQLFFYHFLGCTECFLYTVMAYDRFVAICYPLRYTVIMSHRVCAILAVGTSFFGCIQATFLTTLTFQLPYCGPNEVDYFFCDIPVMLKLACADTSALEMVGFVSVGLMPLSCFLLILTSYSRIVCSILQIRSTEGRRRAFSTCSAHLTAILLFYMPVVLIYLRPTPSPWLDATVQILNNLVTPMLNPLIYSLRNKEVKSSLGKVLHHLGFLADQLYRENAS, from the coding sequence ATGAAGAATCTCTCAGCAGTGACTGAGTTCATCCTGCTGGGCATCCCACACACGGAGGACCTGGAGACCATGCTCTTTGTCCTGTTTTTGGGCTGCTACGTCTTCACTCTTATGGGGAACCTGCTCATCCTACTGGCGATTGTCTCCTCCACTCGGCttcacacccccatgtacttcttcctgtgTCAACTGTCTGTGTGTGACATATTTTTCCCTTCTGTGAGCTCCCCCAAGATGCTCTTCTACCTCTCGGGGAACAGCCGGGCCATCTCCTATGCGGGCTGCGTGTCCCAGCTCTTCTTCTACCACTTCCTGGGCTGTACCGAGTGCTTCCTGTACACGGTGATGGCCTACGACCGCTTTGTCGCCATCTGCTACCCTCTCCGCTACACGGTAATCATGAGCCACAGGGTGTGTGCCATCCTGGCCGTGGGGACCTCTTTTTTTGGCTGCATTCAGGCCACCTTCCTAACCACTCTCACCTTCCAGTTGCCCTATTGTGGCCCCAATGAGGTGGATTACTTCTTCTGTGATATCCCGGTGATGCTGAAGCTGGcttgtgctgacacctcagccCTGGAGATGGTGGGGTTCGTCAGCGTGGGCCTCATGCCCCTCAGCTGCTTCCTTCTCATCCTCACCTCCTACAGCCGCATTGTCTGCTCCATCCTGCAGATCCGCTCTACTGAAGGCAGACGCCGTGCCTTCTCCACCTGCAGTGCCCACCTCACCGCCATCCTGCTTTTCTACATGCCGGTGGTCCTCATCTACCTCAGGCCCACCCCAAGCCCCTGGCTGGATGCAACTGTTCAGATCCTGAATAACCTGGTCAcccccatgctgaaccccttgATTTACAGCCTCAGGAACAAGGAAGTAAAATCCTCTCTGGGGAAGGTGCTACATCACTTGGGCTTCCTTGCTGACCAATTGTACAGAGAGAACGCTAGTTAA